CAGTCCGATCCGCACGAGCGCACCCCCGATCTCCTTGTCGGCGGCCGCCGTTGGTCCGGCGACTCGCAGCGTGACGACGTTAAGCCGGTACGACGGTGGCGCGACGGACGGTTGTCCATCGCGCCACTGGAAGGGGTGAACCCACGTAACTTTCGCGTGCCGGTTGCGTTCTGTCGCGCTACGGTGCTGTTTCGGTAATGATCCTGCCGCCTCTGTCGATACACCGGCCACGCGGCGTAAGACAGTGGTCCCGCATGCCGGACCTCAACTGCCGGGGTACACCCAGGGGTTGGGCTTGCACTTGATGCCGTCGATGTTGAGGGACTTGGTCTGCTGCTGCATCACCGGCGCGAGCGCTCCCGGCGCACTGCAGTTCTCATGCCCGTGTCCGAGCCGGTGCCCGACCTCGTGGTTGATGAGCATCTGACGGTACGTGAGCATCGCCTGGGCGCCGTATGTCTCGGAGCCCTGGGCCCAGCGGTACGCGTTGATCATCACCCGGTCGGTCTTCGCGGAATCGCAGCTGACATTGCCTTCGGCCGTATCCAGATCGGATTTGGCGCACCAGTCGGCCGTGGTGCCGGGGCTGGCGAGCGTAATGATGAATTCAGGATCGCCGGAGGAAATCCGCTCGAAGGTCATCGCCCCGTCGTGCGCCCAGCTGCGGTCGTCGTTCAGTGTTGCCTGGACCGCTTTGGCAAAGAGCGCGCCGTCGAGTCCGAGACCCTGTTCGACATCCACCCGGTAGCGGATCTTGCGGCCCTTGCCCGGCGCCTTGTCGAAGCCGGGGACGGCCTCGAACTTTCCGCTCCCCTTCAGCTTGGCGGCGAGCGGGAACTGTGTGGCCATCAGTTGCTGGTACGAGGCGGGGGCCGCGGGCTTGGCCTTCTGCGGCGGGACCTTCCGGCTGTCCGAACGGGAGGCCGGACTCTCGGCGCCGCTGCGTTCCTCGTCTGCGGACTGGGCGCTTGAGTGGCTGTGATTGTCGGCGGCCACCTGGCCGGCGACCACGACCGCGAGCACGGTGGTCACCGCGGCGGCGGCGATCCCGGTGAAGGTGCGCCCCTTGCCGCCCTTGGCATCCCGCTTCCCGGGCGCGCCGTCCTCGTCCGAGCCGAGGGCTGCGTCGGGCTCGTCGGCCCAGGATGTGGTGGAGGCGTACGGATCGTCCTGCGGCCCTCTGCCCTGCTGCCGCCCGGGCTGCGGCTGGTCGAAGGCCTCGACGAACTCCCGCCGCGGGCCCGGTATACGTGCCCCGCCCGCCACCGTCCGAGGCGGCGCGGCCGGCGCCTGAACCCGCTGCCCGCCCGGGCCGCCCCGGTACTGCTGCGGTACGCCCCAGCCACCACCCGGCTCATGCTGCTCGGGGTGTCCGCCCCTGGCCGGGGGCATGCCGTAGCCGGAAGGGGTGTGCTGCTCGGCACCCGGCGAGGCGGGGCGTCTGCGCCGCCCACCGGCCGGATAGCTCTCTATACCGGATGTACTGCCCGAATCGGAGCCCTTGGGTGCGGGGCCCTTGCGGCTATGTCGTCCCACGCCCCGGATCAGCTCCCACCGCAGTTGTCGAGCAGCTCCCGGATGGCCAGGGCGACCGTATCCGGGTACTCCATCATGGCGACGTGTCCCGCGTCCGGGAGTGTCAGCAGCCGGGAATCCCGGAAGGCCGCCGCCGCTTTGCGCGCCATACGGTACGCGACGAGCTGGTCGCGTCCTCCGTACACCAGGAGCGTCGGCGCAAGCACCCGCTCCGCCTGCCGCCACAGTCCGTGCTGACCGCCCAGGGTGTACGCGTCGACGATTCCGCGTGCCGAGCGGGCCATGGCGTCCCAGAAGTACGGGAGCTGTATGCGCCGCTCCATCTCCTCCACAGCATTGCGCAGCGCCTCGTCGGTGACCCGCGTGGGGTCCCCGTAACAGAGTTCCAGCACACCCTTGGTGCGCTGCTCGGCCGACCAGTCCTTGGTGAGTCTGGTGAAGAGCGAGGCCACACCGGGCAGCGCCAGCAGCGCCGTGGGCACGGCCGAGCGCTGGACGCGCAACTCGGGCAGGGCAGGCGAGATCAGGGTGAGTGTGCGCACCAGATCGGGCCTGACGGCAGCGACCCTGGTCGAGACCGCGCCGCCCAGCGAGTTGCCGATCAGGTGCACCGGTCCGTGCCCTGCCGCGTCCAGAAACCGGATCACGGCCCGGGCGTGTCCCGTGAGCGAGTAGTTGCCGTCGTCGGGCGGCGGGGAGTCCCCGAAGCCGGGCAGATCCAGCGCCTCTCCGCCCACGACGTCCGCGAGCAGTGGCATCAGCGCCGACCAGTTGAGCGAGGAACCGCCGAGGCCGTGCACGTACAGCGCGTGTGGCAGCCCGGAGCGCGCCGGGGGACGCGATCTGACGTTGAGCGTCAGGCCGGGCAGCGTGACGGAGCGAAGCTCCTCCCCCTCGGCGACCCGTACGGCCGCCACCTTGGGGGCCGCGGCGGCGGTTACGGCGCGTACTCCCGGCAGCTCGGTCGAAGACATGCGGCAATGTTACGAGACGATCACGCCGTGGTTCGTGTGTTCGGCATCACACATCACGTAGCGCCGGGAATGGGTAGCTCCTACGCTCATAGGAAAGGCGCTCTCCATGGAAAGCGGTGCCGCATGGCTGTCGATCCCACCGACCCGGAAACTTTCGAAGAAGACGACCAGGCCGCCGCACTCGACGAGGAGGTCCCGGAGGCCGATGCGGCCGAGCAGCTCAAGGACGTGCAATCCGAGCAGGACGACCAGGTCAGCCCCAATGACCTGGACTCGGCAAACGTGGCCGACGCCGTGGAACAGGCCCGGGTGGTGGCGCTCGACGAGGACGACTACCGGTGACCTGCCCCTGACTGCCCCCGAGTAGGGAGCTACCGCGACTGTCCGGTCCGTGAAATTCTGCGCTCGCAGCACGCACAGCCGGGTTACCCAAAAGTACGATGGCGGCGCTGCGCACAGCGCGCACGGAACGATTTTTGGGAGGCGGCGTGACAGCCATCGAGCAGACAGAGGCAGCGCGCCCGCGGGGCACACGCCTGCCACGCCGAGCCCGCAGGAACCAGCTTCTGGGCGCCGCCCAGGAAGTTTTCGTGGCCCAGGGCTACCACTCGGCCGCC
This window of the Streptomyces sp. SLBN-118 genome carries:
- a CDS encoding alpha/beta fold hydrolase; its protein translation is MSSTELPGVRAVTAAAAPKVAAVRVAEGEELRSVTLPGLTLNVRSRPPARSGLPHALYVHGLGGSSLNWSALMPLLADVVGGEALDLPGFGDSPPPDDGNYSLTGHARAVIRFLDAAGHGPVHLIGNSLGGAVSTRVAAVRPDLVRTLTLISPALPELRVQRSAVPTALLALPGVASLFTRLTKDWSAEQRTKGVLELCYGDPTRVTDEALRNAVEEMERRIQLPYFWDAMARSARGIVDAYTLGGQHGLWRQAERVLAPTLLVYGGRDQLVAYRMARKAAAAFRDSRLLTLPDAGHVAMMEYPDTVALAIRELLDNCGGS
- a CDS encoding DUF3152 domain-containing protein — its product is MGRHSRKGPAPKGSDSGSTSGIESYPAGGRRRRPASPGAEQHTPSGYGMPPARGGHPEQHEPGGGWGVPQQYRGGPGGQRVQAPAAPPRTVAGGARIPGPRREFVEAFDQPQPGRQQGRGPQDDPYASTTSWADEPDAALGSDEDGAPGKRDAKGGKGRTFTGIAAAAVTTVLAVVVAGQVAADNHSHSSAQSADEERSGAESPASRSDSRKVPPQKAKPAAPASYQQLMATQFPLAAKLKGSGKFEAVPGFDKAPGKGRKIRYRVDVEQGLGLDGALFAKAVQATLNDDRSWAHDGAMTFERISSGDPEFIITLASPGTTADWCAKSDLDTAEGNVSCDSAKTDRVMINAYRWAQGSETYGAQAMLTYRQMLINHEVGHRLGHGHENCSAPGALAPVMQQQTKSLNIDGIKCKPNPWVYPGS